A window from Luteibacter flocculans encodes these proteins:
- a CDS encoding disulfide bond formation protein B: MNPRLWSFRTRYLAGFVVCVALMAFALYAQYVMHLDPCPLCIFQRIAVCFMGLFFLVGGLHAPARIGMRATYAGLVTLGGLWGIATAGRHLWLQSLPASEVPACGPGLGYLFDAFPFAKMLKLAFTGSGECAKIEPILGIPMPGWTLLWFVVLIVWALPAVRRSVR, translated from the coding sequence ATGAACCCTCGTCTTTGGTCTTTCCGTACGCGCTATCTCGCCGGCTTCGTCGTGTGCGTTGCGCTCATGGCTTTCGCGTTGTACGCGCAATACGTCATGCATCTGGATCCATGCCCGCTGTGCATTTTCCAGCGCATCGCCGTGTGCTTCATGGGTCTGTTCTTTCTGGTGGGTGGCTTGCACGCGCCCGCACGCATCGGCATGCGCGCGACGTATGCCGGGCTTGTCACGCTGGGTGGCCTTTGGGGCATCGCCACGGCAGGCCGCCATCTCTGGCTGCAGTCGTTGCCTGCCTCCGAAGTTCCTGCGTGTGGCCCCGGGCTCGGCTACCTGTTCGACGCGTTTCCGTTCGCGAAGATGCTCAAGCTCGCATTCACCGGCTCCGGTGAATGCGCAAAGATCGAGCCCATTCTTGGTATTCCGATGCCCGGTTGGACCCTGTTGTGGTTCGTTGTCCTCATCGTCTGGGCCCTCCCGGCCGTTCGTCGTTCCGTCCGTTGA
- a CDS encoding class II 3-deoxy-7-phosphoheptulonate synthase, which translates to MQHSLKTVTPPSLDWTPSSWRSRTALQQPTYEDADELARALAQLGDLPPLVTSWEILALKQRIAEAQEGERFLLQGGDCAESFADCNSSIISNRLKVLLQMSLVLVHGLKKPVLRVGRFAGQYAKPRSADNETRDGVTLPAFRGDLVNSPEFTAEARRADPQRLIKAHARSAMTMNFVRALIDGGFADLHHPEYWDLAWVEHSPLAAEYKRMVASIGDSLRFMETLAGQSISSYSRVDFYTSHEALLLHYEEALTRRVPRQHGWFNLSTHFPWIGMRTAALDGAHTEYFRGIRNPIAVKVGPTVQPDDLLRLIDVLNPNEEAGRLTLIHRMGNDKIATQLQPLLEAVKREGRRVLWVADPMHGNTESTSNGYKTRRFANIAGELDQAFDIHAAAGTRLGGVHLELTGENVTECLGGARGLVEQDLDRAYKSMVDPRLNYEQSLELAMLIVRKSGGMV; encoded by the coding sequence ATGCAGCACTCCCTCAAAACCGTAACGCCTCCGTCCCTCGACTGGACGCCGAGTTCGTGGCGGTCGAGGACCGCCCTCCAGCAGCCGACCTATGAAGACGCCGACGAACTGGCGCGCGCGCTTGCGCAGCTGGGCGATCTGCCGCCGCTGGTGACCTCCTGGGAGATCCTCGCGCTGAAGCAGCGCATTGCGGAGGCTCAGGAGGGCGAGCGTTTTCTGCTCCAGGGCGGTGACTGCGCGGAGAGCTTCGCCGACTGCAACAGCTCGATCATCTCCAATCGCCTCAAGGTGCTGCTGCAGATGAGCCTCGTGCTCGTGCATGGGCTGAAGAAGCCTGTGCTGCGTGTGGGTCGGTTCGCCGGTCAATACGCCAAGCCGCGTTCCGCCGATAACGAGACACGCGACGGCGTGACGCTGCCGGCGTTTCGCGGCGACCTGGTCAACAGTCCTGAATTCACCGCCGAGGCGCGGCGTGCCGATCCGCAGCGTCTCATCAAGGCGCATGCGCGTTCGGCCATGACGATGAACTTCGTTCGTGCGCTCATCGATGGCGGTTTCGCCGACCTGCATCACCCGGAGTACTGGGATCTCGCGTGGGTGGAGCATTCTCCGCTCGCGGCCGAGTACAAGCGCATGGTCGCCAGCATCGGCGATTCGCTGCGCTTCATGGAGACCCTCGCCGGGCAGTCCATTTCCAGCTATTCGCGCGTGGATTTCTACACCTCGCACGAAGCGTTGCTACTTCATTACGAAGAAGCACTGACGCGCCGCGTGCCGCGACAGCATGGCTGGTTCAACCTGTCGACGCACTTCCCGTGGATCGGCATGCGTACGGCGGCGCTCGATGGCGCGCATACGGAATACTTCCGCGGCATACGTAACCCGATCGCCGTCAAGGTGGGGCCGACCGTGCAGCCGGACGATCTGCTGCGCCTCATCGACGTGCTCAACCCGAACGAGGAAGCGGGTCGCCTGACGTTGATCCATCGCATGGGCAACGACAAGATCGCCACGCAGTTGCAGCCGTTGCTCGAAGCGGTGAAGCGCGAAGGGCGCCGGGTGCTCTGGGTGGCCGATCCGATGCACGGCAATACCGAAAGCACCAGCAACGGCTACAAGACCCGCCGTTTCGCGAATATCGCAGGCGAACTCGATCAGGCGTTCGACATCCATGCCGCGGCCGGCACGCGACTGGGTGGCGTGCATCTGGAACTGACGGGTGAGAACGTCACGGAATGTCTCGGCGGTGCGCGCGGTCTCGTGGAGCAGGATCTCGACCGTGCCTACAAGTCGATGGTCGATCCACGCCTCAACTACGAGCAGTCGCTCGAACTCGCGATGCTCATCGTGAGGAAGTCGGGCGGCATGGTCTGA